DNA from Drosophila suzukii chromosome 2R, CBGP_Dsuzu_IsoJpt1.0, whole genome shotgun sequence:
TGAAGAAAAGCTTGAGTGATTTGGGGAACCGGGTGTTATGCTCACATGTGGAAGGAGCCAACAATGGTGTGACTTATTACTCGGCATTATCCTGTGACTTAGTTCCTCGCGGAGCTCGAGTACTCGTCAGCGGGCTGGCATCGATTTTGTGCCCTTGGTGGTTTCCCCAGGCCTCCCCAGTTAATGGAATTCCAGGCGCGATGGCAGACATGAAAACAATACCAAATACTGGGTATTGTTCTTATTTCTAGTCGGTTGtcggctgtctgtctgtgtcccGAGTATCCTGTCTATGTGTGTCATAGTTGCCCATAGTTACCCATAGTTACCCAGGACCCCAACAACAGCGAGCCAAGAATATTCTGGGTTAGCGGAAGTCCTGGCCGAGGACTTTATTAATCCTTTGTGTATATTTAGCGACCACTTTATGAGTTGGCGGCCATATATCTTCCTGTTGATTTATGCCAAGTGTAAATTGACCCAAGCGCTCCTTCTTTTGCTGCTACACTTTCCTCTTTTTCATGGCAGACGttaatttttgtttgctttaACTTGAGAAAATGACCCAAAACGATTGTTCAAAGAGATTTATGGTGTTTGTACTCAAAGAACAAAAGCTTCCCTGGGGAAAAGAATACTTTCCACATATTTACTACATTTTCAAAGTTTCATAATCTATCCATAGGGAATTATTTAAATAAGCTGAACTAAATGACAATCACGAAATGTATTGTTTCCTACGTTATCTGTGAGTTATTTGAATATGAATAAAAGTTTTATTAGTATTGAATATaaagtaagttgttttattttctgcCGCCAATCGTATGGTAAATGACTAAACATTATGCTTTCATGATGTCCATCCATTAAGGAGCCTCGTCAAATTATGAATAGCTTTTCAATGCTTTATAAGCCATCACGGCACGGAATCGAACCAACTCGAAGGATCCAAAAAGGCCAATACTTGGCAACCAATCTCGACCACATCGAAGTGATTCGATTCAAGTTCCACTGGGTGTTAGGGGGTGTTTTTGGGTGATTGGGTAGAGTCGTGCCACCCCACATAATTAGGGCCAATGACAATCCTATCGGGCTGCAGGAACTGCACCACCGAAGCTCCGTTTCGATTTATTTGGACCCCGTTGTCAGGACGACAGACGGCCACCTGGCCACTAAGAATTGGGCACAACAAAGCCATTCGGAAAAGGCGTTAAGCCACTTGGGTGTTTTCAAAGGGCGGCACATTTAGTGCGGTCAGATTCGAGGGCAAAAAGTGAACAATTCCGGGGAATGTAGCCTGATGGCCCCTTTTGGGCCAGTGCTGATTGCTCCGCTCTGACCAATTGTTTCAAGAAAGAAAgggtttttgttatttttaccAGAGTTTCACGATTCGGCTGGTAAAGAAAACAGAAGAGCAAAAAAGGCATTGCTAACTTCCCTTAACTCATGGTCAAaggaaaaaagttttaaaagatttttttaaagggTTCAACTTTAACATTAATAGCTTTTATATGTTTGGAAACTTCTTTAGGGGACCCAAAAGTTCTATTTGATTTAAAAGCAATATTTGAGTGACTTATATTTAGTTATAATAAGCAGAAAAACATGATATTAGATAAATACGGTTTGGTTTTTTGTGAGAGTGATTGAATCCTTGAGGtatttttacaattttccACCTCAAATAAAGCAAGAATTCCTTTAAAAACTAAGGTCAATTGACCAATTTAACTAAAATCTATATACAATGCTGAACAATTTccgataatttaaaaaatactacTAAAACACAGTGGCCAAACATTATTGGAGCACTCGACATTAAACAACTTTTACTGAATTGCGAATGAGACTGGGGAAATCAAAAGTTTTGTGGGGTTGTGCTTTCGTTATCGTTATCATTCGGAAGTcaataaataacaatatttGTTAAGGggtaaatacataaatactgCCTGTTATCTTATAGTTTACCTCCCTGTTGCGATTGCAAAATCCCTATTTCAGTCAGTTGATGACGAGCAATCGGTGCAGAAGTTTTCTTAAACCTCTCTATTAATCCCAAAAATGCATAGTTTAAGTGCCTATTTAGCCCTTGTGGCTTTCGGTTTCTGTATATCCGCAGGAATGTCGGATCCCTTAACCTCCATACAGCTTCAAGAGGTGAGCTAGGCACCCCATGCTTATAAACATGTTCTACAGTCGCCCATCTAACTAGGAAATCAATACCACATCGGATGCCCTCGCTTCTATTGATAAGCTTTTGCTTGGGTATGtacaaaaatatgcaaatatcTTTTTCTAATCTTTAAATCTAATGTATCAGCTTGGAGGATCGCCGACAGTCCTTGATTCACACAAAGGAAACTATCGCAAATGACAGCGGTGTCATCTATCCCACATCCTGTCTGACCAAAGACAACATCAACCATACCAGTCTTGTTGTTCAGGTGCCGGGTCACAATGCCTTCCCAGTTGTCTGCGATTCCAATCTGGCCGGTCTGGGCTGGTTGGTCATTCAGAGGCGCAGGAATGGACTGGTCAACTTTTATCGCGACTGGAGTGATTACAGGGCGGGATTCGGCGACCCGAACAGCGATTTCTTCATCGGCCTGGAGAAACTGAATTGGCTAACAGCCTATCAGCCATTCGAACTCTATATCCACATGGAGGAACGGGGATATAACAAGGATGTGTTCGCCAAATACGATGAGTTTCTCATTGGCAATGAATCCGAAGACTTCGCCCTGAAATACCTCGGAGGTTACTCTGGAACCGCTGGAGATTCCCTAAGAAACAACAAAGGCCAAAGGTTCTCCACACTCGATCGGAAGAATGATGACTCTTATAACAAACATTGTGCTAGGAGCTTGGTGGTATAAGGATTGTGGACAGAGGTAAGTACATATTGATCAAATACAATCGCTCTCCTAAGAAATTCTGTCATAACTAGTTCAAGAGTTTGTATTAATGGTTATGAGCCTTGTCTAAAGTTacaatttcttattctttatCAGTGATATATTTTTCCACTTGCAAACCTATACTTAcatatatgtaaaaaaaagcTGTACTAAGTTATGACAGGCATACAGTATAGGagcaatttaatttattgcgTACATCCGCTTACTTTTGTAATATATTTCTagtaatctaaatgctcaatATTTTGATTATTATCGCGATTTGCCCGAGGACAAGGCGCCTTACATCGGCTGGGATTCATTTAACACCTCTGCACCTCTGAGTTTCGTTCAGTTGATGATTCGACCCAAGTTTGGAGGTTTTTAAGCGGTGAAAGAATTACATCTCTTTCTTCTCtatagttttaaataaaaatttgttgTGCACGACCACATGTtgtcaatttaaaaattatcttaGAGGAAGTTCTATACTATAAATGGAAAAACCAAATTGGAAGTTTGTTGTCAATCGCTTTTAAAGCAATTgcttttttttcatttttattattattattattagcttTCCTGAACTTTTCTATTTAACTAACTTACCTGTTGTTCCATTTTCTGATTTCGACTGTTAATTGCGGACATTTTGCAACTTTGGCGGTAAGTTTCAGAAGGTAAACTTGGTTTTATGCTGGATTCCAGGCAACTACACGATTCCGATGATACGAATGAGGGGCATTTGGCAAATTTTGGGTTACCAACTGTTTTggatttttgttttcttttttttaagataCTATCCAACTCGAAGGGGAATGCGAATAAATGcagcaaaacaaaaaccgaGGGGGTAAATAAAAACCAGAAGAATCGACCAAGACACCTGGCCTGTATGGCGTATGTGCCACTGTAGTTTGTAGTATTGTAGTATTGTAGTTTGTTCAACTGTAGCACACGCGACACAAAAAATCAAGGGGTGTTCGAGAGGACGAGGGCGGGAAGAC
Protein-coding regions in this window:
- the LOC108009933 gene encoding fibrinogen-like protein A, with protein sequence MHSLSAYLALVAFGFCISAGMSDPLTSIQLQEEINTTSDALASIDKLLLGLEDRRQSLIHTKETIANDSGVIYPTSCLTKDNINHTSLVVQVPGHNAFPVVCDSNLAGLGWLVIQRRRNGLVNFYRDWSDYRAGFGDPNSDFFIGLEKLNWLTAYQPFELYIHMEERGYNKDVFAKYDEFLIGNESEDFALKYLGGYSGTAGDSLRNNKGQRFSTLDRKNDDSYNKHCARSLVV